Proteins co-encoded in one Streptomyces sp. NBC_01283 genomic window:
- a CDS encoding NAD(P)/FAD-dependent oxidoreductase, giving the protein MVKEPVRILVVGGGYVGMYTALRLQRKLKPELKRGEAEIVVVTPDPYMTYQPFLPEAAAGSISPRHVVVPLRRVLDRCRIVIGEVQSVDHAKRTASFTTLATADEGSGAVEITYDEIVLAPGSVSRTLPVPGLAEHGVGFKTVEEAIGLRNHVIEQMDIASSTRDPAVRDAALTFVFVGGGYAGVEALGELEDMARYASRYYHNVKAEDMKWILVEASGRILPEVGEEMGKYTVRELRRRNIDVRLETRLDSCEDRVAVLSDGARFPTRTVVWTAGVKPHPVLAATDLPLNERGRLDCTAQLTVNGTTHAWGAGDAAAVPDVTADEPGKECAPNAQHAVRQARTLGDNIAASLREQPLKEYTHKYVGSVASLGLHKGVAHVYGRKLKGYPAWFMHRVYHLSRVPTVNRKSRVLAEWTLSGLFKREIVSLGSLEHPRAEFELAAGGRSPKESS; this is encoded by the coding sequence ATGGTGAAGGAACCTGTGCGCATTCTCGTTGTGGGCGGCGGATACGTCGGCATGTACACCGCGCTGCGCCTCCAGCGGAAGCTGAAGCCGGAGCTGAAGCGGGGCGAAGCGGAGATCGTGGTGGTGACGCCCGATCCTTATATGACCTATCAGCCGTTCCTGCCCGAAGCCGCGGCCGGCTCGATCTCGCCGCGCCACGTCGTGGTCCCGCTCCGCCGTGTCCTGGACAGATGCCGGATCGTCATCGGCGAGGTCCAGTCGGTCGACCACGCCAAGCGCACGGCCTCCTTCACCACCCTCGCCACCGCGGACGAGGGCTCGGGCGCCGTCGAGATCACGTACGACGAAATCGTGCTGGCCCCGGGATCCGTCTCGCGCACCCTGCCCGTGCCGGGCCTCGCCGAGCACGGTGTCGGCTTCAAGACCGTCGAAGAGGCCATCGGCCTGCGCAATCACGTCATCGAGCAGATGGACATCGCCTCGTCGACGCGCGACCCCGCGGTCCGCGACGCGGCCCTCACCTTCGTCTTCGTGGGCGGCGGTTACGCGGGGGTCGAGGCGCTCGGCGAGCTGGAGGACATGGCCCGCTACGCCTCGCGGTACTACCACAACGTCAAGGCCGAGGACATGAAGTGGATCCTCGTCGAGGCCTCCGGGCGGATCCTCCCCGAGGTCGGCGAGGAGATGGGCAAGTACACGGTCCGTGAGCTGCGGCGCCGCAACATCGACGTACGCCTGGAGACCCGGCTCGACTCGTGCGAGGACCGGGTCGCCGTCCTGAGCGACGGCGCGCGCTTCCCCACCCGTACGGTCGTGTGGACCGCGGGCGTCAAACCGCACCCGGTGCTGGCCGCGACCGACCTGCCGCTGAACGAACGCGGCCGCCTCGACTGCACCGCGCAGCTGACCGTGAACGGCACCACGCACGCGTGGGGCGCGGGAGACGCGGCAGCCGTCCCCGACGTCACAGCCGACGAGCCCGGCAAGGAGTGCGCCCCCAACGCCCAGCACGCGGTACGCCAGGCCAGGACACTTGGCGACAACATCGCCGCCTCCCTGCGCGAACAGCCCCTCAAGGAGTACACGCACAAATACGTGGGCTCCGTCGCCTCCCTGGGGCTGCACAAAGGCGTCGCACATGTCTACGGACGGAAGTTGAAGGGCTACCCTGCCTGGTTCATGCACCGCGTCTACCACCTGAGCCGCGTGCCCACCGTCAACCGCAAGTCCAGGGTGCTCGCCGAATGGACCCTGTCCGGCCTGTTCAAACGCGAGATCGTCTCCCTGGGGTCGCTCGAGCACCCGCGTGCGGAGTTCGAACTCGCGGCCGGGGGCAGAAGCCCGAAGGAGTCCTCCTGA